The window GCACTTTATTCCGTGAATTAATTAAAACCAATGGTGTTGGACCTAAATTGGCACTCGCAATTTTATCAGCTATGTCAGTAGAGCAGTTTGCTTATGCTATTGAACGAGAAGAACTGTCAAAATTAGTTAAAATTCCTGGTGTGGGCAAGAAAACGGCTGAACGTTTATTGGTGGAGTTAAAAGGGAAGTTTAAGGATGTTCGTCAAAGTGATTTCTTTGTGGAGAGCAAACATATTCCTTCAACTTCAGAATTACGCCAAGCTGAAAGCTCAGCAGATGAAGCGATTGCTGCATTGATTGCATTAGGCTATAAACCAACCGATGCTGAAAAAATGGTGAAAAAAGTGGCTAAAGCAGACTTAACCAGTGAGCAATTAATTCGCGAAGCTTTAAAAGCCGCATTATAAAGATTAAACAGATATGATCGAAGCAGATAGAATTATTAGCAGTCAGGCAAAAATGGATGAAGATGTCATCGATCGTGCGATTCGTCCAAAGCTTTTAGCCGACTATGTGGGACAGCCACAAGTGCGAGAGCAGATGGATATTTTCATCAAGGCCGCAAAGTTACGTCAAGATGCCTTAGATCATCTTTTGATCTTTGGCCCTCCAGGTTTAGGAAAAACAACGCTTGCTAATATTGTGGCAAATGAAATGGGTGTGAATATCCGCACCACATCAGGGCCCGTACTTGAAAAAGCGGGCGATTTAGCGGCAATGCTGACAAATCTTGAACCGCATGATGTGTTGTTTATTGATGAAATTCACCGTCTTTCCCCTGCGATTGAAGAAGTGCTTTATCCAGCAATGGAAGATTATCAGCTGGATATTATGATTGGTGAAGGGCCAGCAGCTCGTTCAATTAAATTGGATTTGCCACCT is drawn from Haemophilus parainfluenzae and contains these coding sequences:
- the ruvA gene encoding Holliday junction branch migration protein RuvA, with the translated sequence MIGRLKGILLEKQPPEILLDVQGVGYELLLPMTSFYDLPEIGQETTLFTHLVVREDAHLLFGFAQKTDRTLFRELIKTNGVGPKLALAILSAMSVEQFAYAIEREELSKLVKIPGVGKKTAERLLVELKGKFKDVRQSDFFVESKHIPSTSELRQAESSADEAIAALIALGYKPTDAEKMVKKVAKADLTSEQLIREALKAAL